The Buttiauxella selenatireducens genome has a window encoding:
- a CDS encoding tetratricopeptide repeat protein, giving the protein MKKIKALPSITLIMSLITASTAFANSDEIQDLGLKAGRGDAAANLELAKRFESGDGIEKNLGQEYFYYSRAIHFGKSEEARKLFDALRSRYSEIEAQAKSGNLKAQYDFATILAADSSYENIYPRRNKPKSIDWYQRAAKQGYRPAQKALAAVYARGELGKPDTEESLYWYSTCAQSGSASDQLELAEC; this is encoded by the coding sequence ATGAAAAAAATAAAAGCCTTACCATCCATTACGCTGATTATGTCATTAATTACGGCATCAACTGCATTTGCAAATTCAGATGAAATTCAAGACTTAGGATTAAAAGCAGGCCGTGGAGATGCAGCGGCAAATCTCGAACTGGCTAAGCGTTTTGAAAGTGGTGATGGCATAGAGAAGAATCTTGGTCAGGAATACTTTTATTACAGTCGAGCCATTCATTTTGGGAAATCAGAAGAAGCCCGTAAGCTATTTGATGCCCTTCGTAGCCGTTATAGCGAAATAGAAGCACAAGCCAAATCAGGCAATTTAAAAGCACAGTACGATTTTGCTACAATACTGGCAGCAGATTCTAGTTATGAAAACATTTATCCGCGCCGTAATAAGCCCAAATCTATTGACTGGTATCAGCGTGCAGCCAAACAGGGATATCGACCAGCCCAGAAAGCACTAGCTGCAGTTTATGCCAGAGGTGAACTTGGAAAGCCAGACACCGAAGAATCCCTGTATTGGTATTCTACATGCGCACAATCAGGTAGCGCCAGCGATCAGCTGGAATTAGCCGAATGTTAG
- a CDS encoding DUF6396 domain-containing protein yields the protein MATIKRIRYFITMALLTLVCQVQASSLTQAEIDQTLRELRNTDSFTCTHEQITPTSKEVESIFRYGQYLEYQAPESFSKEEGDFTAIARYYRIAVAEGYYPAYTALINLLYKYRPDSGYYSNMSTDRRRQRDDEIAQLKDQLLQQKTANGYLEKAGELAQQWRSAEAAAYYYLAAKAGSAEGQYKLAEYLDDSQIISKIAIPSPPKNAWLRAKELYLCAASQGHQSAWGDAAAIELRYGTDDSIIPLLQRGVAAGSTRSAILLEGIFQGQPISHIVGNENKTRKKLNIKPDLERAKRYEFYFQFLISNQDNFVVSGVIIPDVNKYVPLPPAPLPEWDGILPQQKNTIIAVAKPPEALIKKLSRKENLDPASGRPMN from the coding sequence ATGGCAACGATTAAGAGAATCCGCTATTTCATCACAATGGCTCTGCTTACTCTTGTTTGTCAGGTTCAGGCCAGCAGTCTCACCCAGGCGGAAATTGATCAGACGCTGAGAGAGTTACGCAATACAGACTCTTTTACCTGTACTCATGAACAAATCACTCCCACTAGTAAAGAAGTTGAATCAATCTTTCGCTATGGACAGTACCTGGAATATCAGGCCCCAGAATCATTTTCCAAAGAGGAAGGTGATTTCACCGCAATAGCTCGTTACTACCGTATTGCCGTGGCTGAAGGCTATTATCCTGCTTATACAGCACTCATTAATCTTTTATATAAATATCGACCAGATAGCGGTTATTACAGCAATATGTCAACAGACAGAAGACGCCAGCGCGACGATGAGATAGCGCAACTTAAAGATCAACTCCTGCAACAAAAAACGGCTAACGGTTATTTAGAAAAAGCGGGAGAACTAGCGCAACAATGGAGGTCTGCCGAAGCTGCAGCTTATTACTATCTGGCGGCAAAGGCGGGGAGTGCGGAAGGACAATATAAGCTCGCAGAGTATCTTGATGATAGCCAGATTATCAGCAAAATTGCGATCCCCAGCCCACCTAAAAACGCCTGGTTGCGTGCAAAAGAACTCTACCTGTGTGCTGCGAGTCAAGGACATCAAAGCGCGTGGGGTGATGCCGCTGCAATTGAGTTACGATATGGAACAGATGATAGCATCATACCGTTATTACAACGCGGCGTTGCTGCCGGTTCAACCCGATCCGCTATTTTATTAGAAGGTATATTCCAGGGACAGCCAATAAGCCATATAGTGGGTAATGAAAATAAAACACGCAAAAAATTAAATATCAAACCGGACCTGGAACGAGCAAAACGTTATGAATTCTATTTTCAGTTTTTAATCTCCAATCAAGATAATTTCGTTGTCTCCGGGGTAATCATTCCGGACGTAAACAAGTATGTACCACTACCGCCCGCACCACTTCCCGAATGGGATGGTATATTACCGCAGCAAAAAAACACGATCATTGCGGTAGCAAAGCCGCCGGAAGCGCTGATTAAAAAATTAAGCCGCAAAGAAAATCTCGACCCTGCCAGTGGTAGGCCGATGAACTAA
- a CDS encoding antibiotic biosynthesis monooxygenase family protein, with amino-acid sequence MFAVIFEAETPLQAQERYLQLASELKPLLSDIPGFISIERFQSISTPGKILSLSWWEDEDAVLSWKNNAMHQAAQLEGQQSIFSFYRIRIASVLRDYSSD; translated from the coding sequence ATGTTTGCAGTAATTTTTGAAGCAGAAACCCCACTTCAAGCGCAGGAACGATATCTTCAGCTAGCTTCTGAACTGAAGCCTTTACTGTCAGATATCCCAGGATTTATTTCAATTGAACGATTCCAGAGCATTAGTACGCCAGGGAAAATTCTTTCTCTTTCATGGTGGGAAGACGAGGATGCCGTGCTCAGCTGGAAAAACAATGCTATGCATCAGGCTGCTCAACTGGAAGGGCAGCAGTCAATTTTTTCTTTCTACAGAATACGCATTGCCAGTGTATTGCGGGACTACTCCTCTGATTAG
- a CDS encoding tetratricopeptide repeat protein, whose translation MKLPYCFIAFTIFSHPVFATMLSDDSDYKQGVKYLKGNGVDVNNFKALDYFKNSGNGLSLFEMGLMYENADEDLTNYTVAPDNELAKKLFAQAFAALQTSSDAGDPSAQLYLAVMYYNGLGTKTDFKKARQLIDASTQKGYPESWSMLAGLVLKSDPDLAYKYYEKAIELGFPEAQKGLVSVLEYKMKNGNYDNKYRVEINKLADKGNGYAMLSQAYDLSNNATPDYSKAMKLFNDAAKIPYGDLQASAFSGISLMYNRGEGVIKNRQTALHYLDKACQKSIFECYNRDVFKRGEETWPE comes from the coding sequence ATGAAATTACCTTACTGTTTTATAGCTTTTACTATTTTTAGCCATCCTGTATTTGCCACAATGCTGTCAGATGATAGCGATTATAAGCAGGGGGTGAAGTATTTAAAGGGTAATGGTGTCGATGTTAACAACTTTAAGGCACTTGACTATTTTAAAAATTCTGGAAATGGTCTTTCGTTATTTGAAATGGGTTTAATGTACGAAAATGCGGATGAAGATCTTACTAACTACACGGTAGCCCCCGATAATGAATTAGCTAAAAAACTATTCGCACAAGCATTTGCGGCACTACAAACATCCTCTGATGCAGGTGACCCCTCCGCCCAGCTTTATCTTGCTGTTATGTATTATAACGGTTTAGGTACAAAAACTGATTTCAAGAAAGCTCGTCAATTAATTGATGCATCTACGCAGAAAGGATACCCTGAAAGTTGGTCAATGCTTGCTGGATTGGTTCTAAAATCAGATCCGGATTTGGCATACAAGTATTACGAAAAAGCCATAGAACTTGGTTTTCCAGAGGCGCAAAAAGGTCTGGTCAGTGTGCTTGAATATAAAATGAAAAACGGAAATTATGACAACAAGTACAGAGTGGAAATTAACAAACTTGCCGACAAAGGTAATGGATACGCAATGCTTTCACAAGCGTACGATTTATCTAACAACGCAACTCCTGATTATTCAAAAGCAATGAAACTATTTAATGATGCAGCAAAAATACCCTATGGAGATCTTCAGGCAAGTGCTTTTAGTGGTATATCATTAATGTATAACAGAGGTGAGGGGGTTATAAAAAATAGACAAACAGCATTGCATTATCTTGATAAAGCCTGCCAGAAGAGTATTTTTGAGTGCTATAATCGAGATGTTTTCAAGCGCGGGGAAGAAACCTGGCCAGAATGA
- a CDS encoding GlsB/YeaQ/YmgE family stress response membrane protein produces MGIFTWIVFGLIAGVVAKFIMPGRDGGGFILTSILGIAGAVLGGWLATLSGIGGSVTGFNLYSFFIAIAGALVVLFIFKVVRNKSSS; encoded by the coding sequence ATGGGTATTTTTACGTGGATTGTGTTTGGTCTTATTGCGGGTGTGGTTGCGAAATTTATTATGCCGGGACGTGATGGTGGTGGATTTATTCTCACAAGCATATTGGGAATTGCAGGTGCCGTACTTGGCGGCTGGTTGGCGACCCTATCTGGTATTGGGGGAAGCGTAACTGGATTTAATTTATACAGTTTTTTTATTGCTATAGCGGGAGCACTTGTAGTGCTTTTTATTTTCAAAGTCGTACGAAATAAAAGTAGCTCATAG
- a CDS encoding PerC family transcriptional regulator, translating into MPSKPVPKIEFVSDEIAETLEKAGLWRRAAARWLVVFDEHLSPGERVWISERRNKCLRQAARPPMLLDNFGDVRRAVDATQRKMGIDKPGGKAFRLV; encoded by the coding sequence GTGCCCAGTAAACCCGTACCAAAAATCGAATTTGTCTCAGATGAGATAGCCGAAACCCTAGAAAAAGCGGGGTTATGGCGACGAGCTGCAGCGCGCTGGCTAGTTGTTTTTGACGAACACCTGTCCCCTGGTGAGCGAGTGTGGATCAGCGAGCGACGTAATAAGTGCCTGCGACAGGCGGCACGGCCGCCGATGCTGCTCGATAATTTTGGTGATGTCCGCCGGGCAGTTGATGCGACTCAGAGGAAAATGGGTATTGATAAGCCCGGTGGTAAAGCATTTCGACTGGTGTAA
- a CDS encoding alcohol dehydrogenase catalytic domain-containing protein produces the protein MQKQNSAWRWSQPGEPTGLIQTVTRISQPDAHQVLVANRVAGLNPVDWKFIEQPSNLWESGHIPGVDGMGVIVAVGSRVNHLRVGSRVCYHTSLREHGSFSHHTLVSAKAVIPVPDSISDLAAAALPCPGLTAWQAMKKLPELKGKRVLVSGAGGSVGSILTQLLIAQGAQVYVTASRVNHDRLKLWGVIHAFDYKDHHWHQQLRQQLGGQSLYAALDMVSGEHTATLAPLLGYYGHLVCVQDRVSRTPLAAFSTCISVHEIALGAMHQYGDDLQWAELVRAGQFLLAEIGRGAIVLPEFDVTGFGQLPESLAKLKRNNKAVKYLVHTED, from the coding sequence ATGCAAAAGCAGAACTCAGCGTGGCGCTGGAGCCAGCCAGGTGAACCTACTGGTTTAATTCAAACTGTTACCCGTATTTCTCAACCGGATGCTCATCAGGTGTTGGTGGCTAACAGAGTGGCTGGCCTGAATCCTGTTGACTGGAAGTTTATTGAACAGCCTTCTAACTTGTGGGAATCGGGTCATATCCCTGGTGTTGATGGAATGGGGGTGATTGTTGCAGTTGGCTCCAGAGTGAACCATCTACGGGTCGGCTCCCGTGTGTGCTATCACACCAGCTTGCGGGAGCATGGGAGTTTTAGCCACCATACCCTTGTTTCTGCCAAGGCGGTGATCCCTGTTCCTGACAGTATAAGCGATCTGGCCGCCGCCGCGCTGCCTTGTCCTGGGCTGACTGCGTGGCAGGCGATGAAAAAGTTACCTGAACTGAAAGGTAAGCGAGTACTGGTCAGCGGTGCTGGCGGTTCTGTGGGATCTATTCTGACTCAATTGCTCATTGCACAGGGCGCACAGGTGTATGTCACTGCCAGCAGAGTGAATCATGACCGCTTAAAACTATGGGGCGTCATTCATGCATTTGACTATAAAGACCACCACTGGCATCAGCAACTGAGACAACAATTAGGCGGGCAGTCGCTGTATGCTGCTCTGGATATGGTCAGTGGTGAACATACAGCAACCCTGGCACCACTGTTGGGCTATTATGGGCATCTTGTGTGTGTTCAGGACAGGGTTAGCAGAACTCCGTTAGCAGCGTTCAGTACTTGTATCTCTGTACATGAAATTGCCCTTGGCGCGATGCATCAGTACGGGGACGATCTCCAGTGGGCTGAATTAGTCCGTGCCGGGCAGTTTTTGCTGGCGGAAATAGGGCGCGGCGCGATCGTGTTACCTGAATTTGACGTCACAGGGTTTGGGCAACTTCCTGAGAGTCTGGCTAAACTCAAACGTAATAATAAAGCGGTGAAGTATTTAGTGCACACTGAAGATTAG
- a CDS encoding DNA helicase, translating to MKLSAPLFLLKRRAKLIARNNNVPLHKALDQIAREEGFAQWSLLSSHVAALSLSEMLLSRLDYGDLLLVAGRPGHGKTTLGLQLLIDAARYGRKAIFFTLELTERQARTHIRSLEKDTPGIGDSLDIVTSDEICANFIIRHLSGSPRGSIVVVDYLQLLDQQRNKPELSEQITALGDFASKTGVIVAFISQVDRSFDPERKRLPDIQDIRLPNFVDLTLFTKTCFLHNGKAQIHGVA from the coding sequence ATGAAACTTTCTGCCCCCTTATTCCTGTTGAAACGTCGGGCTAAATTGATTGCCCGGAATAATAATGTCCCCCTGCACAAAGCTCTGGATCAGATTGCGCGCGAAGAAGGATTTGCGCAATGGAGTTTGCTCTCATCACACGTTGCAGCGCTTTCGCTGTCAGAAATGTTATTGTCCCGGCTGGATTATGGGGACCTGCTGCTGGTCGCTGGTCGTCCGGGGCATGGCAAGACCACTCTTGGGCTTCAGCTTTTAATTGATGCAGCCCGATATGGCCGGAAAGCGATATTCTTCACCCTGGAACTTACGGAACGCCAGGCCAGGACACACATCAGGTCTTTAGAAAAAGACACACCCGGTATTGGCGACTCACTTGATATTGTCACCTCAGACGAAATCTGCGCAAATTTCATCATCCGCCATTTGTCAGGTTCCCCACGAGGAAGCATCGTTGTAGTTGATTATCTTCAGCTACTCGACCAGCAGCGTAACAAGCCTGAGCTATCGGAGCAAATTACCGCGCTGGGTGATTTCGCCAGCAAAACGGGTGTTATAGTTGCATTCATTTCACAGGTTGACAGGTCATTTGATCCTGAAAGAAAAAGACTGCCGGATATTCAGGACATTCGGCTGCCCAACTTTGTCGATTTGACTCTCTTCACCAAAACCTGCTTCCTGCATAACGGTAAGGCTCAGATCCATGGCGTAGCCTGA